From a single Populus nigra chromosome 18, ddPopNigr1.1, whole genome shotgun sequence genomic region:
- the LOC133678550 gene encoding DNA-binding protein BIN4 isoform X2 produces MSNSSREDSPDWLRSFQAPALTLSSDSASSPKASPYRDDTVHSQSSKEGNDLVGPTTADAPSNKISKPIGGAKKKKRKGDGDDGQDVKDGTFVNHTKEPNASNHSVWALSSDSESCPDNSPARDPRKNKIEESRNNEDLILMHSREVSPVKKASKSKSPKKLSKGEGHAPKNGKNGNDNLQSKGNHGDAEITEEDTSEKHINAHVSTSRLPLVLSEKVQRSKALVECEGESIDLSGDMGAVGRVVIPDTPSGNSETYLDLKGTIYRTTIVPSRTFCVVSFGQSEAKIEAIMNDFIQLKTQSNVYEAETMVEGTLEGFSFDSEDESDKITKATAHQTDQNEGVEEPANGKTKRKPVKSSGVARKKGKTAVGKPQPVKKVRKKTQVSKKAKNKK; encoded by the exons ATGAGCAATAGCTCTCGGGAGGATTCTCCAGACTGGCTCCGTTCTTTCCAG GCCCCAGCTCTGACATTGTCCTCTGACTCAGCCTCATCGCCCAAGGCCAGTCCTTATAGGGATGATACGGTTCATTCTCAATCGTCAAAGGAAGGCAACGATCTTGTTGGTCCAACTACTGCTGATGCTCCATCCAATAAGATTTCCAAACCAATAGGGGGagctaagaagaagaaaagaaaag GGGATGGGGATGATGGACAAGATGTTAAGGATGGCACATTTGTGAATCACACAAAAGAACCTAAT GCATCAAACCATTCAGTTTGGGCATTATCATCGGACTCCGAGTCTTGTCCTGATAATAGCCCTGCAAGGGAtcccagaaaaaataaaattgaagagagCAGAAACAATGAGGATTTAATTCTTATGCACAGCAGAGAAGTGTCTCCTGTAAAGAAGGCCTCAAAAAGTAAATCTCCGAAGAAACTTTCAAAAGGAGAGGGTCACGCTCCAAAGAATGGGAAGAATGGAAATGATAACTTGCAAAGTAAAG GAAACCATGGGGATGCGGAAATTACTGAGGAAGACACATCTGAGAAGCATATAAATGCTCAT GTGTCTACATCAAGGTTACCATTGGTACTCTCTGAGAAAGTCCAGCGCTCCAAG GCGCTTGTTGAGTGTGAAGGTGAATCCATAGATCTAAGCGGCGATATGGGGGCTGTTGGGCGGGTAGTGATTCCGGATACCCCATCTGGAAATTCTGAAACGTACCTAGACTTAAAAG GCACAATATACAGAACAACAATAGTTCCTTCCAGAACCTTTTGCGTT GTTAGCTTTGGTCAATCAGAGGCAAAG ATAGAGGCTATTATGAATGACTTCATTCAGCTAAAAACACAGTCTAATGTTTACGAAGCTGAAACTATGGTTGaag GAACGCTTGAGGGTTTTTCTTTCGATTCTGAAGATGAGAGTGACAAGATAACAAAGGCTACTGCACATCAAACTGATCAGAATGAGGGTGTTGAAGAACCAGCCAATGGAAAAACTAAGAGAAAACCTGTGAAATCATCT GGAGTGGCTCGAAAGAAAGGTAAAACTGCAGTAGGAAAGCCGCAGCCAGTAAAGAAAGTAAGAAAGAAGACCCAAGTATCGAAGAAAgccaagaataaaaaataa
- the LOC133678197 gene encoding uncharacterized protein LOC133678197, whose amino-acid sequence MDVFGKSILSAPANVVYLSTILGLDGPIPVHKCDCKCQNEHVFANMYRCSLTGLTHICDKNCNQRILYDNHSSLCRASGRIFPLSPAEDQAVRGVRRKLDADNSNAPTDSCSFKRRRNAQFHPSPFERSFSAASPICSQVGDGMDMS is encoded by the coding sequence ATGGATGTCTTTGGTAAATCCATCCTGTCTGCTCCTGCCAATGTTGTTTATCTCTCCACTATTCTTGGCCTCGATGGCCCAATTCCTGTCCACAAATGTGACTGCAAGTGTCAGAATGAACATGTCTTTGCTAACATGTACCGCTGCAGCCTCACTGGTCTCACTCACATCTGTGACAAGAACTGTAACCAGAGAATTTTGTATGACAACCATTCCTCCCTTTGTCGCGCAAGCGGCCGGATTTTCCCCCTTTCCCCAGCTGAGGACCAGGCTGTCAGAGGAGTTCGCAGGAAGCTCGATGCTGACAATAGTAATGCTCCCACGGATAGCTGTTCTTTCAAGCGCAGGCGCAATGCACAGTTTCACCCTTCTCCTTTCGAGAGATCTTTCTCTGCTGCCAGTCCAATCTGCAGCCAAGTCGGAGATGGCATGGATATGAGCTAG
- the LOC133678156 gene encoding chloroplastic import inner membrane translocase subunit HP30-2-like isoform X3, whose amino-acid sequence MEQQQGKQGVTVAKLFPNQDPIKFVQFKFKELEDGFKSWLSKQSLPVEAAVVTATGGVQGAAIGAIMGTLTPDISSSMPTPPPQASLNPQAMASLKQAQALAGGPLIQARNFAVMTGTNAGIACIMKRLRGKEDVQSSMVAAFGSGAMFSLVSGMGGPNLATNAITSGLFFALVQGGLFKLGEKLSKPPVEDLCYARTRSMLNNLGLQNYEKNFKKGLLTDNTLPLLTDSALRDVRIPPGPRLLILDHLRRSGSGTRS is encoded by the exons atggagcAGCAGCAGGGTAAACAAGGAGTGACGGTGGCCAAACTGTTTCCCAATCAAGACCCAATTAAGTTCGTTCAGTTTAAGTTCAAGGAATTGGAGGATGGCTTCAAGTCTTGGTTGTCCAAGCAATCTTTGCCTGTCGAGGCCGCCGTTGTCACTGCCACCGGCGGTGTTCAGGGCGCTGCCATCGGAGCCATCATGGGTACCCTCACCCCTGACATCTCTTCCTCTATGCCAACTCCCCCTCCTCAGGCCTCTCTCAACCCTCAAGCCATGGCCTCTCTCAAGCAAGCCCAA GCTTTAGCTGGTGGACCCTTAATACAAGCACGCAATTTTGCTGTAATGACTGGAACCAATGCCGGCATAGCTTGTATCATGAAGAGATTGCGCGGCAAGGAGGATGTCCAATCTAG CATGGTTGCAGCTTTTGGTTCCGGTGCCATGTTTTCGTTGGTGAGTGGCATGGGTGGCCCAAATCTTGCTACTAATGCAATCACTTCTGGACTTTTCTTTGCATTAGTTCAGGGTGGTCTTTTCAAG TTGGGGGAGAAGTTATCTAAACCACCAGTTGAAGATTTGTGCTATGCCAGAACAAGATCCATGCTAAATAATCTTGGTCTCCAGAATTATGAAAAGAATTTCAAGAAAGGGTTGTTGACAGATAACACTTTGCCTTTGCTGACCGACAG TGCTCTTAGAGATGTAAGAATCCCTCCTGGACCAAGACTTCTCATTCTTGATCACCTTCGAAGGTCTGGTTCTG GGACCCGGAGCTGA
- the LOC133678156 gene encoding chloroplastic import inner membrane translocase subunit HP30-2-like isoform X2 has product MEQQQGKQGVTVAKLFPNQDPIKFVQFKFKELEDGFKSWLSKQSLPVEAAVVTATGGVQGAAIGAIMGTLTPDISSSMPTPPPQASLNPQAMASLKQAQALAGGPLIQARNFAVMTGTNAGIACIMKRLRGKEDVQSSMVAAFGSGAMFSLVSGMGGPNLATNAITSGLFFALVQGGLFKLGEKLSKPPVEDLCYARTRSMLNNLGLQNYEKNFKKGLLTDNTLPLLTDSALRDVRIPPGPRLLILDHLRRDPELREKTCKP; this is encoded by the exons atggagcAGCAGCAGGGTAAACAAGGAGTGACGGTGGCCAAACTGTTTCCCAATCAAGACCCAATTAAGTTCGTTCAGTTTAAGTTCAAGGAATTGGAGGATGGCTTCAAGTCTTGGTTGTCCAAGCAATCTTTGCCTGTCGAGGCCGCCGTTGTCACTGCCACCGGCGGTGTTCAGGGCGCTGCCATCGGAGCCATCATGGGTACCCTCACCCCTGACATCTCTTCCTCTATGCCAACTCCCCCTCCTCAGGCCTCTCTCAACCCTCAAGCCATGGCCTCTCTCAAGCAAGCCCAA GCTTTAGCTGGTGGACCCTTAATACAAGCACGCAATTTTGCTGTAATGACTGGAACCAATGCCGGCATAGCTTGTATCATGAAGAGATTGCGCGGCAAGGAGGATGTCCAATCTAG CATGGTTGCAGCTTTTGGTTCCGGTGCCATGTTTTCGTTGGTGAGTGGCATGGGTGGCCCAAATCTTGCTACTAATGCAATCACTTCTGGACTTTTCTTTGCATTAGTTCAGGGTGGTCTTTTCAAG TTGGGGGAGAAGTTATCTAAACCACCAGTTGAAGATTTGTGCTATGCCAGAACAAGATCCATGCTAAATAATCTTGGTCTCCAGAATTATGAAAAGAATTTCAAGAAAGGGTTGTTGACAGATAACACTTTGCCTTTGCTGACCGACAG TGCTCTTAGAGATGTAAGAATCCCTCCTGGACCAAGACTTCTCATTCTTGATCACCTTCGAAG GGACCCGGAGCTGAGAGAGAAGACATGCAAGCCAtga
- the LOC133678550 gene encoding DNA-binding protein BIN4 isoform X1, which produces MSNSSREDSPDWLRSFQAPALTLSSDSASSPKASPYRDDTVHSQSSKEGNDLVGPTTADAPSNKISKPIGGAKKKKRKGDGDDGQDVKDGTFVNHTKEPNASNHSVWALSSDSESCPDNSPARDPRKNKIEESRNNEDLILMHSREVSPVKKASKSKSPKKLSKGEGHAPKNGKNGNDNLQSKVTGNHGDAEITEEDTSEKHINAHVSTSRLPLVLSEKVQRSKALVECEGESIDLSGDMGAVGRVVIPDTPSGNSETYLDLKGTIYRTTIVPSRTFCVVSFGQSEAKIEAIMNDFIQLKTQSNVYEAETMVEGTLEGFSFDSEDESDKITKATAHQTDQNEGVEEPANGKTKRKPVKSSGVARKKGKTAVGKPQPVKKVRKKTQVSKKAKNKK; this is translated from the exons ATGAGCAATAGCTCTCGGGAGGATTCTCCAGACTGGCTCCGTTCTTTCCAG GCCCCAGCTCTGACATTGTCCTCTGACTCAGCCTCATCGCCCAAGGCCAGTCCTTATAGGGATGATACGGTTCATTCTCAATCGTCAAAGGAAGGCAACGATCTTGTTGGTCCAACTACTGCTGATGCTCCATCCAATAAGATTTCCAAACCAATAGGGGGagctaagaagaagaaaagaaaag GGGATGGGGATGATGGACAAGATGTTAAGGATGGCACATTTGTGAATCACACAAAAGAACCTAAT GCATCAAACCATTCAGTTTGGGCATTATCATCGGACTCCGAGTCTTGTCCTGATAATAGCCCTGCAAGGGAtcccagaaaaaataaaattgaagagagCAGAAACAATGAGGATTTAATTCTTATGCACAGCAGAGAAGTGTCTCCTGTAAAGAAGGCCTCAAAAAGTAAATCTCCGAAGAAACTTTCAAAAGGAGAGGGTCACGCTCCAAAGAATGGGAAGAATGGAAATGATAACTTGCAAAGTAAAG TCACAGGAAACCATGGGGATGCGGAAATTACTGAGGAAGACACATCTGAGAAGCATATAAATGCTCAT GTGTCTACATCAAGGTTACCATTGGTACTCTCTGAGAAAGTCCAGCGCTCCAAG GCGCTTGTTGAGTGTGAAGGTGAATCCATAGATCTAAGCGGCGATATGGGGGCTGTTGGGCGGGTAGTGATTCCGGATACCCCATCTGGAAATTCTGAAACGTACCTAGACTTAAAAG GCACAATATACAGAACAACAATAGTTCCTTCCAGAACCTTTTGCGTT GTTAGCTTTGGTCAATCAGAGGCAAAG ATAGAGGCTATTATGAATGACTTCATTCAGCTAAAAACACAGTCTAATGTTTACGAAGCTGAAACTATGGTTGaag GAACGCTTGAGGGTTTTTCTTTCGATTCTGAAGATGAGAGTGACAAGATAACAAAGGCTACTGCACATCAAACTGATCAGAATGAGGGTGTTGAAGAACCAGCCAATGGAAAAACTAAGAGAAAACCTGTGAAATCATCT GGAGTGGCTCGAAAGAAAGGTAAAACTGCAGTAGGAAAGCCGCAGCCAGTAAAGAAAGTAAGAAAGAAGACCCAAGTATCGAAGAAAgccaagaataaaaaataa
- the LOC133678551 gene encoding pathogenesis-related thaumatin-like protein 3.5, with protein MMPFTIQLFRLILTSFLIPLSYSCTFTITNDCPYTIWPGTLAGAGNPQLASTGFRLDSGQSVSISSVPGWSGRIWARTGCTFDGSGNGSCQTGDCGGRLECVGNGATPPASLFEITLGTGNVKDYYDVSLVDGYNLPLVAAPVGIHGACNVTGCVSDVNMGCPKELQVVGDDGGGGGVVACKSACEAFGLDQYCCGGEFANPTTCRPSFYSTIFKRACPRAYSYAFDDGTSTFTCKASDYAIIFCPTANRIETPDGADTASVIPKPGNGETMKLVSSSNFLRPLPLLFLLFILYLT; from the exons ATGATGCCCTTTACGATACAACTTTTCCGTCTAATTCTCACTTCTTTCCTAATCCCTCTTTCCTACTCATGCACTTTTACAATAACAAACGACTGCCCCTACACCATATGGCCCGGTACTCTAGCAGGTGCAGGCAACCCACAACTTGCAAGTACTGGATTCCGCTTGGATTCTGGTCAAAGTGTGAGCATTTCAAGTGTCCCAGGGTGGTCGGGTCGGATATGGGCAAGGACAGGATGCACATTTGACGGCTCTGGAAATGGCTCCTGTCAAACTGGCGATTGCGGGGGAAGGCTGGAATGCGTAGGCAATGGTGCTACTCCACCAGCGTCGCTCTTTGAGATAACCCTTGGCACAGGCAATGTCAAAGATTACTATGACGTCAGCCTCGTAGACGGCTACAATTTGCCTCTTGTTGCCGCACCCGTTGGAATCCACGGTGCATGTAATGTCACTGGCTGCGTTTCAGATGTCAACATGG GTTGCCCAAAGGAACTTCAGGTGGTAGGCGAtgatggtggaggaggaggtgtGGTTGCTTGTAAAAGTGCTTGTGAGGCCTTTGGACTGGACCAGTACTGTTGCGGCGGGGAGTTTGCCAACCCAACCACATGCCGACCATCCTTTTATTCAACCATTTTCAAACGAGCATGTCCAAGGGCTTATAGCTACGCTTTTGATGATGGCACCAGCACTTTCACATGCAAGGCTTCCGATTACGCCATCATTTTCTGCCCCACTGCCAACCG GATCGAGACGCCTGATGGGGCAGACACAGCTTCTGTGATTCCCAAGCCTGGTAATGGGGAGACAATGAAGCTGGTTTCCTCCTCAAACTTTCTCCGACCTCTTCCATTGCTGTTCCTTCTCTTCATCCTCTATTTAACCTAA
- the LOC133678156 gene encoding chloroplastic import inner membrane translocase subunit HP30-2-like isoform X1 → MEQQQGKQGVTVAKLFPNQDPIKFVQFKFKELEDGFKSWLSKQSLPVEAAVVTATGGVQGAAIGAIMGTLTPDISSSMPTPPPQASLNPQAMASLKQAQALAGGPLIQARNFAVMTGTNAGIACIMKRLRGKEDVQSSMVAAFGSGAMFSLVSGMGGPNLATNAITSGLFFALVQGGLFKLGEKLSKPPVEDLCYARTRSMLNNLGLQNYEKNFKKGLLTDNTLPLLTDSALRDVRIPPGPRLLILDHLRRSGSDWFGLLRSLELNDIAHSLYSECGSGVSSGVIYGWSNCLVARAPWFAF, encoded by the exons atggagcAGCAGCAGGGTAAACAAGGAGTGACGGTGGCCAAACTGTTTCCCAATCAAGACCCAATTAAGTTCGTTCAGTTTAAGTTCAAGGAATTGGAGGATGGCTTCAAGTCTTGGTTGTCCAAGCAATCTTTGCCTGTCGAGGCCGCCGTTGTCACTGCCACCGGCGGTGTTCAGGGCGCTGCCATCGGAGCCATCATGGGTACCCTCACCCCTGACATCTCTTCCTCTATGCCAACTCCCCCTCCTCAGGCCTCTCTCAACCCTCAAGCCATGGCCTCTCTCAAGCAAGCCCAA GCTTTAGCTGGTGGACCCTTAATACAAGCACGCAATTTTGCTGTAATGACTGGAACCAATGCCGGCATAGCTTGTATCATGAAGAGATTGCGCGGCAAGGAGGATGTCCAATCTAG CATGGTTGCAGCTTTTGGTTCCGGTGCCATGTTTTCGTTGGTGAGTGGCATGGGTGGCCCAAATCTTGCTACTAATGCAATCACTTCTGGACTTTTCTTTGCATTAGTTCAGGGTGGTCTTTTCAAG TTGGGGGAGAAGTTATCTAAACCACCAGTTGAAGATTTGTGCTATGCCAGAACAAGATCCATGCTAAATAATCTTGGTCTCCAGAATTATGAAAAGAATTTCAAGAAAGGGTTGTTGACAGATAACACTTTGCCTTTGCTGACCGACAG TGCTCTTAGAGATGTAAGAATCCCTCCTGGACCAAGACTTCTCATTCTTGATCACCTTCGAAGGTCTGGTTCTG ATTGGTTTGGATTGCTGCGGAGCCTTGAATTGAATGATATCGCGCACAGCTTGTATAGTGAATGCGGTAGTGGTGTCTCATCTGGTGTGATATATGGTTGGAGCAATTGTCTGGTAGCAAGGGCACCATGGTTTGCTTTTTGA
- the LOC133678331 gene encoding protein RESPONSE TO LOW SULFUR 2-like, with protein sequence MALMGTVKDGEEMMLKKRNEELEKALKESKQREEKMKSELQRAWERLQVAEEAEERLCSQLGELEAEAVSHARDCHARILSLMNELSQAHNLLHLHPVTN encoded by the coding sequence ATGGCCCTAATGGGGACGGTCAAGGATGGAGAGGAGATGATGCTAAAGAAGAGAAATGAGGAGCTGGAGAAAGCGCTCAAAGAAAGCAAGCAGAGGGAGGAAAAGATGAAATCAGAGCTACAAAGGGCATGGGAGAGGCTCCAAGTGGCAGAGGAGGCCGAGGAGAGGCTATGCTCCCAGCTGGGTGAGCTGGAGGCTGAGGCTGTCAGTCATGCCCGTGACTGCCATGCCCGCATTCTCTCTCTCATGAACGAACTCTCTCAAGCCCACAACCTTCTCCATCTTCATCCAGTCACCAattag